From the Lolium rigidum isolate FL_2022 chromosome 2, APGP_CSIRO_Lrig_0.1, whole genome shotgun sequence genome, one window contains:
- the LOC124689609 gene encoding LOW QUALITY PROTEIN: pentatricopeptide repeat-containing protein At1g02060, chloroplastic-like (The sequence of the model RefSeq protein was modified relative to this genomic sequence to represent the inferred CDS: inserted 1 base in 1 codon), which yields MGTTGKPPPQPEPASVAAARKLHLLLRSRDLRPALSYLATLPSPLTLLPNHALNALLRALAAAGRVRAATDLFRRIPNPTAHSFNSLIAALLARGRRRAANAVLAAFLRSPIASPDATTLNTLLHGLSTASPRPSPPYLLDLFRFLPRTYAFAPDAISYNSLLCALCRAGDLITARKLFDGMRVGTDSVSPNVVTYTTMIKAYCARRLADEALAVFEMMATDGVAPNRITYNTMLQGFCEAGRMELVKGLLETDSFKPDTCTFNTLMAAHCREGRIKEAVEVFGQMVELRVSRDSASYSMVIRALCENGQFLRAEGLVDELLEKEVLKKRGGCVPLIAAYNPVFVYLCENGKAKKARMLFGQLLDRRSKVDFAAFKTLILGHCKEGDFEEGYQLVLSMLKRDLVPDDECYIAVVEGFSQKGRMKIAWEALHRMLNSGLRPSTSTFHSVLLGLLKKXGCAKEAADLIDIMLERKIRQNLDLSTNLIDALFKSNLNDRAYKIITSLYDHGYYIKMENLIGGLCEEKKFTEAAELTLFSFHKKEDLGLSICSMVLDGLCTTGRASDAFRLFYELIESGSSSAAAEPRSLVALHHALEEDGKMKEADFVAKQMRRAAARIRQMV from the exons ATGGGCACGACGGggaagccgccgccgcagccggagcccgcgtcggtggcggcggcgaggaagctgcacctcctcctccgctcccgcGACCTGCGCCCGGCGCTCTCCTACCTCGCAACCCTCCCTTCGCCGCTCACACTCCTCCCCAACCACGCCCTCAACGCCCTCCtgcgcgcgctcgccgccgccggccgcgtccgcgccGCCACCGACCTCTTCCGCCGCATCCCCAACCCCACCGCGCACTCCTTCAACTCCCTCATTGCCGCGCTCCtcgcccgaggccgccgccgcgcggccaacgccgtcctcgccgccttcctccgctccCCCATTGCCTCCCCCGACGCCACAACGCTCAACACCCTCCTCCACGGCCTCTCCACCGCCTCCCCTCGCCCCTCGCCTCCCTACCTCCTCGACCTCTTCCGCTTCCTGCCCAGGACCTACGCATTCGCTCCCGACGCCATCTCCTACAACTCGCTGCTCTGCGCCCTCTGCCGCGCCGGCGACCTCATCACCGCGCGCAAGCTGTTTGACGGAATGCGCGTTGGCACGGATTCCGTATCTCCTAACGTCGTCACTTACACGACCAtgatcaaggcatactgtgcgagGAGGCTGGCCGACGAGGCGCTTGCGGTCTTCGAAATGATGGCCACGGACGGCGTGGCGCCCAACAGGATCACCTACAACACGATGCTGCAGGGGTTCTGCGAGGCCGGCAGGATGGAGCTTGTGAAGGGATTGCTAGAGACGGACTCGTTTAAGCCAGACACGTGCACATTCAACACGCTGATGGCTGCACATTGCAGGGAAGGCCGGATCAAGGAGGCGGTGGAGGTGTTCGGCCAGATGGTGGAGCTCCGTGTGAGCCGCGACTCCGCAAGCTATAGCATGGTGATCCGGGCGTTGTGTGAGAACGGGCAGTTTCTGAGGGCTGAGGGGCTTGTGGATGAGCTTTTGGAGAAGGAGGTGCTCAAGAAGCGAGGGGGTtgtgtcccgctcattgcggcatACAACCCAGTTTTCGTGTACTTGTGCGAGAATgggaaggcaaagaaggcaaggaTGCTGTTTGGGCAGCTATTGGATCGAAGGAGCAAGGTTGACTTTGCTGCATTCAAGACACTAATTCTAGGGCACTGCAAGGAGGGGGATTTTGAAGAAGGGTACCAGTTGGTGTTGTCAATGTTGAAGAGGGATCTTGTGCCTGATGATGAATGCTACATTGCTGTGGTAGAAGGATTTTCGCAGAAAGGGAggatgaagattgcatgggaggcCCTACATAGGATGTTGAATAGTGGTCTCCGGCCTAGCACAAGCACGTTCCACTCAGTTCTCTTGGGGCTTCTGAAAA AAGGCTGTGCAAAAGAAGCTGCGGATTTGATTGATATAATGCTCGAGAGGAAAATCCGCCAGAATTTGGATCTTTCAACCAATCTGATTGATGCATTGTTCAAAAGCAACCTAAACGACCGTGCTTACAAAATCATTACATCTCTATATGACCATGGCTATTACATCAAGATGGAAAATTTAATCGGGGGCCTTTGCGAAGAAAAGAAGTTCACAGAGGCAGCGGAACTTACTTTGTTTAGCTTCCACAAGAAGGAAGACTTGGGTCTGTCGATATGCAGCATGGTTCTTGATGGTCTTTGCACAACTGGCAGAGCATCAGATGCGTTCCGGCTTTTCTATGAACTCATCGAGAGTGGAAGCAGTTCTGCTGCTGCTGAACCTCGCAGTTTGGTTGCACTTCATCATGCACTTGAGGAAGATGGAAAAATGAAAGAAGCTGATTTTGTTGCTAAACAGATGAGGCGTGCAGCTGCCAGAATTAGGCAAATGGTCTGA